A region of Helicoverpa zea isolate HzStark_Cry1AcR chromosome 16, ilHelZeax1.1, whole genome shotgun sequence DNA encodes the following proteins:
- the LOC124637538 gene encoding putative inorganic phosphate cotransporter, with amino-acid sequence MILKMLIHSCPLFALCLTTRTMACCGIRHVQVFLLFTGLVTAFTMRINMSMAIVAMTSESTFDWSMQTQSVILSSFLWGYIILQIPSGMLAARYGGKLLLIMCIGINSVVSLLIPYIAHKTGWKGLCFCRFLQGLFQGGTYPATHYLVSKWIPIEEKGRCVSFVYAGAFLGMGLQLLASGFIIDMWEWPAIFYSNGILGIIWLLCYAFVGSDSPQKSKMISPAERLLIQTSLGQVGEQMTLKTPWKAILTSVPFYALLIMHSGHNWGFWTLMTEIPSYMGQILNIHIKTNGVVSSIPYFTTYALSFVFGFATDYALRHKWCSTATCRKVSNSIGEFGPAIMLIVLCQVPPGHTTACIVLLALVVGLNAGNLTGFLITHIDMAPNFAGRLMGLTNCAATGVGLIAPLVAGAILKDEKDPKQWHIVFYLASAIYIASNLIFIIFGSNKIQAWNNPAKDIS; translated from the exons ATGATCCTGAAGATGTTGATCCACTCATGTCCACTTTTTGCTCTCTGTCTGACAACTAGGACAA TGGCTTGTTGCGGAATCAGGCACGTTCAAGTGTTTCTTTTATTCACTGGCCTAGTGACGGCATTCACAATGAGAATAAACATGAGTATGGCAATAGTCGCGATGACGAGTGAGAGT ACCTTTGATTGGAGTATGCAAACTCAAAGTGTGATACTTTCATCATTTCTTTGGGGATACATTATACTCCAAATTCCTAGCGGTATGTTGGCTGCCAGATATGGAGGGAAACTTCTTCTGATAATGTGCATTGGTATCAATTCTGTAGTGTCACTGTTAATACCCTATATAGCACACAAG ACGGGTTGGAAAGGACTTTGCTTTTGTCGCTTCTTGCAAGGTCTCTTTCAAGGCGGCACATATCCAGCTACACATTATTTAGTTAGTAAATGGATCCCCATTGAGGAAAAGGGACGATGTGTATCCTTTGTTTATGCAG GGGCCTTCCTTGGGATGGGCTTGCAGCTGTTGGCTTCTGGGTTTATAATTGATATGTGGGAGTGGCCAGCAATCTTCTATTCCAATGGTATATTGGGCATTATTTGGTTGCTTTGTTATGCGTTTGTCGGATCTGATAGTCCACAGAAGTCTAAGATGATTAGTCCGGCAGAGAGGCTGTTAATACAAACCTCATTGGGACAAGTTGGTGAACAAATG ACTTTGAAAACCCCGTGGAAGGCGATCCTCACTAGCGTACCGTTCTATGCTCTGCTGATAATGCACAGTGGGCACAACTGGGGCTTTTGGACTCTTATGACAGAAATACCTTCGTACATGGGCCAAATACtgaatattcatataaaaacg aATGGTGTGGTATCATCTATCCCCTACTTTACAACATACGCTTTAAGCTTTGTATTTGGCTTTGCGACGGATTATGCTCTTAGACACAAGTGGTGCAGCACTGCGACTTGCAGAAAAGTGTCAAACTCTATTG gTGAATTTGGTCCAGCCATAATGCTAATAGTTCTGTGTCAAGTGCCACCAGGTCATACGACTGCGTGTATAGTTCTGCTCGCGCTCGTGGTCGGACTTAATGCGGGAAATTTGACGGGATTTTTG atcACGCACATCGATATGGCTCCCAACTTCGCGGGTCGTCTCATGGGGCTGACCAACTGCGCCGCAACTGGGGTAGGACTCATTGCACCTCTAGTGGCTGGAGCTATACTGAAGGATGAG AAAGATCCTAAGCAGTGGCACATAGTGTTTTACCTGGCTTCAGCCATATATATCGCttcgaatttaatattcatcatATTTGGTAGCAACAAAATACAGGCTTGGAATAATCCTGCTAAAGACATTTCATAG
- the LOC124637539 gene encoding putative inorganic phosphate cotransporter: MPEVGYWGFRHVQVFLQFTGLVMAFAMRVNMSMAIIPMTVEKSFAWKMQTQSVILSSFLWGYVVLQIPSGVIAARYGGKILLASCIAVNSAACLLIPFVAYETGWKGLCVLRVLQGLSQGCIFPATHYLVSKWVPVEEKGRCVSFIYAGSYLGMALQLIASGFIIDIWDWPAIFYSNGLLGIIWLLCYVYFGADCPQKSKMISPEERQLIQTSLGQVGNQKALKTPWKAILTSVPFHALLTMHCGNNWGFWTLVTELPSYMGQALNIHIKKNGVVSSIPYFTTYVLSFVFGFASDYALKRKWCSIGTCRKVCNSVGEFGPAIMLIVLCQVPPGHPHACIFLLALVVGLNAGNLTGFLITHIDMAPNFAGPLMGVTNCVANFVGLIAPLVAGLILEDEKDPNQWHMVFYLASVVYIVTNVIFIIFASNVEQPWNKPPQDV, from the exons ATGCCAGAAG TGGGGTATTGGGGATTCAGGCATGTTCAAGTGTTTCTTCAATTCACTGGCCTTGTGATGGCGTTCGCAATGAGAGTAAACATGAGTATGGCAATAATCCCAATGACAGTTGAGAAA TCATTTGCTTGGAAAATGCAAACACAAAGCGTGATACTTTCTTCTTTCCTTTGGGGATACGTTGTACTCCAAATTCCAAGTGGCGTGATAGCGGCCAGATATGGAGGAAAAATTCTCCTGGCATCATGCATTGCTGTCAATTCTGCAGCGTGTCTTTTAATACCTTTTGTAGCATACGAG ACAGGTTGGAAAGGACTCTGCGTTTTGCGTGTCTTGCAAGGTCTTTCTCAAGGCTGTATATTTCCAGCCACACATTATCTTGTAAGTAAATGGGTTCCCGTTGAGGAAAAAGGACGATGTGTATCCTTTATTTACGCAG GGTCCTATCTTGGGATGGCCTTGCAGCTAATAGCTTCTGGTTTTATAATTGATATATGGGATTGGCCAGCAATCTTTTATTCCAATGGTTTATTGGGTATTATTTGGCTCCTTTGTTATGTGTATTTTGGAGCCGATTGTCCACAGAAGTCAAAAATGATTAGTCCGGAAGAAAGACAATTAATACAAACTTCATTGGGACAAGTTGGCAATCAAAAG GCTTTGAAAACCCCGTGGAAAGCGATACTCACTAGCGTGCCGTTTCACGCTCTGCTGACAATGCACTGTGGGAATAACTGGGGCTTTTGGACATTAGTAACAGAACTACCTTCGTATATGGGTCAAGCACtcaatattcatataaaaaag AATGGTGTGGTGTCATCTATCCCCTACTTTACAACATACGTTTTAAGCTTTGTATTTGGCTTTGCTTCGGATTATGCTCTTAAACGCAAATGGTGTAGCATCGGCACTTGCAGAAAAGTGTGCAATTCTGTTG GTGAATTTGGTCCAGCCATAATGCTAATAGTTCTGTGTCAAGTGCCACCAGGTCATCCGCATGCGTGTATATTTTTGCTCGCGCTCGTGGTCGGACTTAATGCGGGAAATTTGACGGGTTTTTTG ATCACGCACATCGATATGGCTCCAAACTTCGCTGGCCCTCTCATGGGGGTGACCAACTGCGTCGCCAACTTCGTAGGACTCATAGCACCCCTGGTGGCCGGTCTTATACTGGAAGATGAG AAAGATCCCAACCAGTGGCACATGGTGTTTTACTTGGCTTCAGTTGTATACATCGTCACGAATGTGATATTCATCATATTTGCTAGCAACGTAGAGCAGCCTTGGAACAAGCCTCCTCAAGATGTTTAA